The segment aattcctaagcgtaaaattaattttaaaaaagcgccaattaaaagaaagattatTCTGTTATTAAAAGTCTACTAAAAACACTCAACATTAAACCTGCCTTTTGTACCTCTTCTGAAGGCTCTGaagcaaaaagatttttccaacTACTACGTATACTTTGTATGGTTCATAATGAACCTTGGAAAAACAaacagaagaaaatacaaagtGCATTGTCAATATACTATGAGCTCTCGGTATGTATCTTTTGTACATACCTTCGCTTTTTGCAATTATAAAGAGATAATTTGATATTATTGGGGGTGTAACTGcatatttcacatttctatttttacatttttattgaatgatttttctttcaattctgaTATTTTACTTACTCATCCACCCACACATACTTTATGTTATTTCAGAGGATTACTTCCTGAATGATCCCCAAATGAAGTCCGAAGTACCAATGGAGTATCTCTCGCATAAGGAGAAATATGAGGAGGCCATAAGAAAGAGCACAATTAGCTTCAGAAAGATTCGTGAATTGCGATCACAGGGAAAGGATGGGATTGATGACTACATGGCTCTACTCAGTGGAAATTTGGGGTCAGGATTGACTCCTGATGGAAATCCATTTGGATTGCATTACGTAATGTTCTTGCCAACCCTCATGGGACAGGCAACACCTGAACAACAAGCTGAATGGATGGGTAGAGCATGGGCGTGCAACATTATAGGAACGTATGCTCAAACGGAACTTGGACATGGAACATTTATTCGGGGTCTAGAGACAACAGCCACGTATGATCCCAAAACTCAAGAATTTATACTCAACAGTCCCACCTTGACATCGTACAAGTGGTGGCCAGGAGGATGTAAGTTCGTAAAGAACCAAAAAAGCAGTCATTCTGTTAATattattgctttttaattgTAGTGGCTCACACAGCAAACTACGCAGTAGTAGTTGCACAACTTTATACAAAAGGTCAGAATTATGGGATTTTCCCATTTATTGTACAACTCCGCGATGAAGAGACCCACATGCCAATGCCGGGAATAAAAGTTGGAGAGATCGGAGCTAAACTCGGTATGAATACGGTCAATAATGGTTTCTTAGGCTTTGAAAATGTCCGGATTCCACGAAAGAATATGTTAATGAAGAATGGCAAAGTGCTGGAGGATGGAACATTCATTAAAGCACCCTCATCCGTCCTCACGTACGGCACAATGATGTTTGTGAGGGTTGTTATTGTGAGAGATATGGCCAATTATCTATCAAAAGCAGTAACAATCGCCGTGAGATACTCAGCCGTAAGGCGTCAAAGTCCAATTAATCCAGAGTAAGTAACATGCAGTCCTTTTCTTAGCTTTGCTGTctgttttaaaaatcattcttttcgTTTCTTTCAGGGAACGTGAACCTCAAATAATTGATCATGTTACGCAGCAACTAAAACTCTTTCcgcaaattgcaaaaagtgTCGTCTTCAGGATGACAGCAGATCATCTGTGGAACCTCTACAATCAGGTAACAACTGAGCTGGATAAAGGGGATTTGGAACGTTTGCCGGAACTTCATGGTATGGCGTGCTGCCTGAAAGCCATTACGACTTCCGATGCAGCAGCTGCTGTGGAGATTTGTCGTTTGGCATGTGGTGGACACGGATACATGTCATGCTCGAGTTTTCCAATTACCTACGGACTAACCACGGCTGCTTGCACGTATGAAGGCGAGAATACGGTTCTCCTGCTGCAAACAGCACGATATTTGATGAAATCCTGGGCGTCTGCAAAGGTTGGGGAGCCATTGGCACCAACTGTTGCCTACTTGGGACGTAATTACAAGAGCACTGTTCAGGGGATTCGACCAAAGTGGGAAGGGAGTATTCCGGGAATAATCAGTGCTTTCCAAACTTGTGCTGCTGggtaattataattttcatcgttaaatcaattaagattaaaaagtttaattttacttttttaatttgtaggaaggtaaaaattgcttttgatCACGTGGAAAAGAGGAAAAGCGAAGGGATATCGCATGAAAATGCTACGAATTTGACATCAATTGAATTAGCAGCAGCTGCTGATGCCCATGGAAGGTCCTTCCTCATTCAAGCTGGCTATGAATCCCTACAGGAAGTACTCAAGCAGGTACCACCTGCTCTTGGAAAAGTATTGCAAGACCTAATCACCCTATACGCCGTGGATGCTGCCCTTCGTGCTCTTGGGGATCTATTgagagtaagaaaatttctctgctTGCATAttttctgaattaaaaaaaatcatttttgttcCTTTCAGTTTGTATCTATTAGCGAAGAAGATATTCAGAAGCTCCAAACAACTCTGGAGACTCTCCTGACAAACATACGTCCCAATGCTGTTGGTATTGTCGATGGATTTGATATTCCGGACGGGATACTGCAGTCAGCTCTTGGGGCCTACGATGGGAATGTCTATGAGAGAATTTTCGCTGAAGCCATGAAGAGCCCACTCAATAAGGAGCCAGTTAACAAATCCTTCCAGCTGTACATGAAACCATTCTTAAAGTCCAATCTTTAGAAGATTTTACCGCTTTTTCTACATTCTATTAGTGTGATCATGATGACGGTGCTAtgatttacaaaagaaatcttttttatttcctgtTTGTATTATTTGGAGGTGTATAGTAGATTTTTTATACAGTAACTAGTAGCATAATAAATGgtgaaatttatgttaaacAAACGTTATTCTCGcgcaagaaattttcttttctttgaagcaattttctggagtttttaggaaaaaaaaagattttgttacggaaaattttaattttggtgtgattttattctctttctaAAAAATTCGTAACTTTcctctttggaaaattaattttccatttttctggCTTCTATGAGTTTTTCCAGATCTTTTCTGGAAttctaatgcaatttttttctactgcCGCGTAATTTGAAGTACTGTGCCGAAAAATTTTAACGGCTATGGGAAAGtataattttctccattctaACGCAATTATCCGGCTTTTCCTGACACAGAGGGGTTTGTGGAGTTTAGAAGACGTGGGTTTTGGGGTTCTTGAAGGGGATTAACAAGGAGAGGTTTGTCAGCCGGCGGAAATTGTCTATTTCCAcgactttgtttttttttctgaaaaaagattttcgtcaatttcctaattttttgaTATCATTCGATGCGGCGTCACGTTCTGAGCCCCAAAAAAACTCCCTTGTTTGAAAATATCAcagaaaaatgcgaaaattctctgaaaaacCATCTAAAATGTCCTACACCATGTTCAATTTTGTCCAAGGACAAAACACATACAGGTTCACAATACATGTCCAAGTGGACCAATTGAACagatgttggaaaattctgaCATATCCAATGGGATTCCACAGAAGTATCAACATAGGATTCTTTAAAGGGTTTACAAGCCCACGTCAGTCagatttccaataaattttgctAGAGTTTTCGGTCgctttttagtgaattttcgTGCACAAAGAGGAAATTTGTAATCATGGCAGATTCAAAGAAGTAAGTAATTGTTGGAATTCCTTGCGGGAGTTTTGTAGATGCAGAGGAAATAGTGGAAAATCAGCCCAACTTTGGGGAAGCCGCAACTTGTTCAATTTTCGCTTGTCATGGTGGGCAAACTTTTTCTTTGTCctcaaaatttcacaattatgactaaattatggaaaatctGAGGGTTTTACAATCTGCAAGATTGCTGGAGTTTGTTCCTGGATGCCAGGGTCATCCAGAGGGATACTTATAGGTGTCtagtttgatgattttctgaCTCACAGTGTTATGGGATGACTGGCCTAATTTGATGGAGAATGAATGGCGAAAGAGTCCAATTTGAGTCtaacctcaatttatttttgcagtgCGGATGATTTGGCTACGGCAATCCTGAAGCGGAAGGATCGTCCAAATCGTCTTCTTGTGGAGGAAGCTGTAAATGATGACAACTCCGTGGTGTCCTTGTCGCAGGCTAAGATGGATGATTTGGGTCTCTTTCGCGGGGACACAGTTCTCCTCAAGGGGAAGCGTCGCAAGGAGACGGTCTGCATTGTGTTGTCAGATGAAAATTGTCCCGATGAGAAGATCCGGATGAATCGGGTGGTGCGCAATAATTTGCGTGTTCGCCTCTCGGATGTGGTATCCATCCAATCTTGCCAGGACATCAAGTACGGCAAACGCCTCCACATTCTTCCCATCGATGATTCCGTTGAGGGGCTTACGGGGAATTTATTTGAGGTCTACCTCAAGCCCTACTTCTTGGAGGCTTACAGACCCATTCACAAAGATGATAACTTTATTGTACGCGGTGGAATGCGAGCTGTGGAGTTTAAAGTTGTCGGGACAGAACCTTCACCGTATTGTATTGTGGCTCCGGATACGATTATCCATTGCGATGGTGAACCCATTAAGCgtgaggaggaggaagaagcTCTCAATGCTGTGGGGTGagttacaagaaaaaatatttaattttttttaacccattctCAGATTTCGGGCagttttctaaaagaaaaaaaaaatgatgaattttctttatgaatttttctgtgttatattctgtttttttttttaattctgtcCGGGTGTGGTTTTCctactttaaatttttccgcaATTACCTAATTTTTTCACTCttggatggtttttttttgtccggGAGTCTTTGTGGTCAATTCCGGGAgtgaaattgtggaaaatctgTTAATGTTTTTAAGTATTCCTACAATAGAAAcctattttgcattatttaatCTCCCGGAATACACGGAAAAAAAACTAGATATGATCCTTTAAAGGACATCTGTTAGGGGTCaagttacatttttttccggGAGTTTAATATCTTGTGAACAAGAAGtctgaaaaattctataaaaaatagtTCTAAAAGATCTAAGAAACGTATCCTTTATGACTACCTGAAAGTTTTCTAGTGGATTAGACTAAATTCACGTAATTTTCACAGGTACGATGATATCGGTGGATGCCGTAAGCAATTGGCTCAAATTAAGGAGATGGTGGAGCTGCCATTGCGTCATCCATCTCTCTTCAAGGCGATCGGAGTGAAGCCTCCACGTGGGATTCTTATGTACGGTCCCCCCGGTACGGGAAAGACACTAATTGCCCGTGCGGTGGCCAATGAGACTGGggctttcttcttcttgattAACGGCCCGGAGATCATGAGTAAGCTGGCCGGTGAGTCCGAGTCGAATTTGCGTAAGGCCTTCGAAGAGGCTGAGAAGAATTCTCCAGCAATTATCTTCATTGATGAACTCGATGCTATTGCGCCAAAAAGGGAAAAGACTCACGGCGAGGTGGAACGCAGGATTGTGAGTCAGCTGCTCACATTGATGGATGGCATGAAGAAGAGTAGCCATGTGATTGTCATGGCGGCTACCAATCGCCCGAATTCCATTGATCCAGCTCTTAGGCGTTTTGGGCGTTTCGATCGGGAGATTGATATTGGTATCCCTGATGCAACGGGCCGGCTTGAGGTGTTGCGCATCCACACGAAGAATATGCGCCTTGCTGATGATGTGGATCTCGAGCAAATTGCAGCAGAGAGTCATGGGCATGTGGGGGCTGATCTGGCCTCACTCTGCTCCGAGGCAGCTTTGCAGCAGATTCGTGAGAAGATGGATTTGATTGATCTCGAGGATGATCAAATTGATGCTGAAGTGCTCAATAGTTTGGCTGTGTCAATGGACAACTTCCGCTATGCCATGACAAAGTCCAGCCCATCGGCACTACGTGAGACAGTTGTGGAGGTTCCCAATACCACCTGGACGGATATTGGTGGCTTGGAGAATGTGAAGAAGGAACTGCAGGAGCTTGTGCAGTATCCAGTTGAGCATCCggataaatttctcaaattcgGCATGCAACCCTCGCGTGGGGTTCTCTTCTACGGGCCACCAGGGTGTGGTAAGACACTCCTGGCTAAGGCCATTGCAAATGAGTGTCAGGCCAATTTTATCTCCGTCAAAGGCCCCGAATTGCTCACAATGTGGTTCGGGGAGTCCGAAGCGAATGTCCGTGACATTTTCGACAAGGCACGCTCAGCCTCACCGTGCGTGCTCTTCTTCGATGAATTGGATTCAATTGCAAAGAGTCGTGGGGGGAATTTGGGTGATGCCGGTGGGGCGGCTGATCGGGTGATCAATCAGATTCTCACGGAAATGGATGGGATGGGGGCAAAGAAGAATGTTTTCATTATTGGAGCAACCAATCGCCCGGATATCATTGATCCGGCTATTCTGCGTCCAGGACGTCTCGATCAGCTAATTTACATTCCACTGCCAGATGAGAAGTCGCGTGAATCCATTCTCAAGGCTAATTTGCGTAAGAGTCCCATTGCACGTGAAGTGGATCTTGGGTACATTGCAAAGGTGACTCAGGGATTCTCTGGAGCTGATCTCACGGAGATCTGTCAGCGAGCCTGCAAATTGGCCATTAGGCAGGCCATTGAGACGGAGTTGCGCCGAGAGAAGGAACGTGCTGAGAATCAAAACAGCGCTATGGatgtaagaattttaatttttctcttttcagaTTTCTcttttcagaatttatttatttttcttctctttgcagaTGGATGAGGAAGATCCCGTGCCGGAGATAACTCGTGGACACTTTGAGGAAGCAATGAAATTTGCACGTCGTTCTGTGTCGGATAATGACATTAGAAAGTACGAGATGTTTGCCCAGACACTTCAGCAGTCTCGAGGTTTCGGTACAAACTTCCGGTAagatgcaaaatttttttttttttcattgaaaattttttataatttttgtgttattttccTTTCAGTTTCCCATCGGGCAGTGGTTCATCGGCTCAGGGTGGTCCTGGACAGAGTCAACCACAAAATCGTCCGGATGACAATGGAGACGATGATCTCTACAGTTAGGCGATTTCCTCTTCTATCTCATTGCGCATCcataagagaaatttttacttcttcaaAGATAAATGCGAACATAGAGCCTCATCTTAGAATTTTTGTGTTTaggtttattttctttgatacaTTATATAAAAAACTACACATAATATTTGATGATGAATATGAGTGGAAGATTGAATTAGTTGTATCtttttctaaaacaaaaaacaaaccaATCAGACTCGATGTTGAGGGTAATTGCAGAGTTTTTTTGCGTAATTTAA is part of the Lutzomyia longipalpis isolate SR_M1_2022 chromosome 3, ASM2433408v1 genome and harbors:
- the LOC129792591 gene encoding probable peroxisomal acyl-coenzyme A oxidase 1 is translated as MTSQERKNVKINPDIQNERRKCTFLIEDFAEFWNGGKEKLAEKRWREDYFLNDPQMKSEVPMEYLSHKEKYEEAIRKSTISFRKIRELRSQGKDGIDDYMALLSGNLGSGLTPDGNPFGLHYVMFLPTLMGQATPEQQAEWMGRAWACNIIGTYAQTELGHGTFIRGLETTATYDPKTQEFILNSPTLTSYKWWPGGLAHTANYAVVVAQLYTKGQNYGIFPFIVQLRDEETHMPMPGIKVGEIGAKLGMNTVNNGFLGFENVRIPRKNMLMKNGKVLEDGTFIKAPSSVLTYGTMMFVRVVIVRDMANYLSKAVTIAVRYSAVRRQSPINPEEREPQIIDHVTQQLKLFPQIAKSVVFRMTADHLWNLYNQVTTELDKGDLERLPELHGMACCLKAITTSDAAAAVEICRLACGGHGYMSCSSFPITYGLTTAACTYEGENTVLLLQTARYLMKSWASAKVGEPLAPTVAYLGRNYKSTVQGIRPKWEGSIPGIISAFQTCAAGKVKIAFDHVEKRKSEGISHENATNLTSIELAAAADAHGRSFLIQAGYESLQEVLKQVPPALGKVLQDLITLYAVDAALRALGDLLRFVSISEEDIQKLQTTLETLLTNIRPNAVGIVDGFDIPDGILQSALGAYDGNVYERIFAEAMKSPLNKEPVNKSFQLYMKPFLKSNL
- the LOC129792580 gene encoding transitional endoplasmic reticulum ATPase TER94, coding for MADSKNADDLATAILKRKDRPNRLLVEEAVNDDNSVVSLSQAKMDDLGLFRGDTVLLKGKRRKETVCIVLSDENCPDEKIRMNRVVRNNLRVRLSDVVSIQSCQDIKYGKRLHILPIDDSVEGLTGNLFEVYLKPYFLEAYRPIHKDDNFIVRGGMRAVEFKVVGTEPSPYCIVAPDTIIHCDGEPIKREEEEEALNAVGYDDIGGCRKQLAQIKEMVELPLRHPSLFKAIGVKPPRGILMYGPPGTGKTLIARAVANETGAFFFLINGPEIMSKLAGESESNLRKAFEEAEKNSPAIIFIDELDAIAPKREKTHGEVERRIVSQLLTLMDGMKKSSHVIVMAATNRPNSIDPALRRFGRFDREIDIGIPDATGRLEVLRIHTKNMRLADDVDLEQIAAESHGHVGADLASLCSEAALQQIREKMDLIDLEDDQIDAEVLNSLAVSMDNFRYAMTKSSPSALRETVVEVPNTTWTDIGGLENVKKELQELVQYPVEHPDKFLKFGMQPSRGVLFYGPPGCGKTLLAKAIANECQANFISVKGPELLTMWFGESEANVRDIFDKARSASPCVLFFDELDSIAKSRGGNLGDAGGAADRVINQILTEMDGMGAKKNVFIIGATNRPDIIDPAILRPGRLDQLIYIPLPDEKSRESILKANLRKSPIAREVDLGYIAKVTQGFSGADLTEICQRACKLAIRQAIETELRREKERAENQNSAMDMDEEDPVPEITRGHFEEAMKFARRSVSDNDIRKYEMFAQTLQQSRGFGTNFRFPSGSGSSAQGGPGQSQPQNRPDDNGDDDLYS